Proteins from a genomic interval of Papaver somniferum cultivar HN1 chromosome 4, ASM357369v1, whole genome shotgun sequence:
- the LOC113273147 gene encoding uncharacterized protein LOC113273147: MLETSSSCFRPAATKTIDINPSSAPTVSGKPNVTTCIYQTPDLGLISLTWYRNVIGRSLQIDFRLDSASEISTSFNLHIKPFLFWRRNGSKSLNLKDSTKKSIQIYWNLSKAKFGSDPDPEPKSGFYVGIVVDGVMILVVGDLQNEAYSKTKATMKKAPEKKKNNQPVLVLRREDVVFGTSSSSRFSYSTKTKFGGKTRDISIDCSSSIDDDDEEEKEENKQLCFSIDGEKVVEIKRLKWKFRGNEIIEIDGRIPIHISWDVYSWLFQSSSEGHAVFMFRFENYDADEEEEEEEEEMINEKISDMITCGFGFGLKKRRCYYKSTSYSSSSSSTMSSSVSSSSVMEWANTEDSELDPPGFSLLIHAWKKN; the protein is encoded by the coding sequence ATGCTTgaaacttcatcttcttgtttccgTCCAGCAGCAACCAAAACCATTGATATCAATCCATCATCAGCGCCAACGGTATCAGGTAAACCTAATGTCACTACTTGTATTTATCAAACACCAGATTTAGGTCTCATTTCACTCACTTGGTACAGAAATGTCATTGGAAGATCTCTTCAGATTGACTTTCGGTTAGACAGCGCTAGTGAAATCTCTACTAGTTTTAATCTTCATATTAAGCCATTTCTTTTCTGGAGAAGAAATGGTTCCAAAAGTTTGAATCTCAAAGATTCCACCAAAAAATCCATCCAAATCTATTGGAACCTTTCTAAAGCTAAATTTGGTTCCGATCCTGACCCTGAACCTAAATCTGGGTTTTATGTTGGtattgttgttgatggtgttATGATTCTTGTTGTTGGTGATTTACAAAATGAAGCGTATAGTAAGACTAAAGCTACTATGAAAAAAGCccctgagaagaagaagaataatcagCCGGTATTGGTTTTGAGAAGAGAAGATGTTGTTTTTGGTACTAGTAGTAGTAGTAGATTTTCTTACtctacaaaaacaaaatttggtggTAAAACTAGAGATATTTCAATTGACTGTTCTAGTAGcatcgatgatgatgatgaggaggagaagGAGGAGAACAAACAGCTTTGTTTCAGTATAGATGGCGAAAAAGTAgtagaaatcaagagattgaAATGGAAATTTAGAGGAAATGAAATTATTGAAATTGATGGGAGGATCCCAATTCATATATCTTGGGATGTTTACAGCTGGTTGTTTCAATCATCAAGTGAAGGCCATGCAGTTTTTATGTTTAGATTTGAAAATTATGatgctgatgaagaagaagaagaagaagaagaagaaatgattaATGAGAAAATTAGTGATATGATTACTTGCGGATTTGGGTTTGGATTAAAGAAAAGAAGATGTTATTATAAATCAACAAgttattcatcatcttcatcatcaacaatgtCTTCATCAGTTTCTTCTAGTTCAGTTATGGAATGGGCAAATACTGAAGATAGTGAATTAGATCCTCCTGGATTTTCTTTATTGATTCATGCTTGGAAGAAGaactaa